CCATCCAGGCGTGCCACCGTGGACGCCGCACCCGCGTCACTGCCATTTCCTGAGCAAGGaaccagcaaaaaaacctcaggCAATTGGTGGCAGCCTGGGGTGCAAACCCACCCCCCGCCCACACCCCCTGTCACGGCACCTCTTTTAACTGCAGTAGTGTCACCACTGTCCCTCCCACAGGACCCAcacaggaaggggaaaggccCATCTGTCTGTGATGTGTCCATCTCCAGAGCTCTGCTCACACAGAGCGGATGAAAATTTTCAGCATGGACCATGGGAATGGCAGTTAATACCTTAGGCACTGGGACTTCGTGTACACAGAATGGCCATAAACCACCTTTCTACAAACTGCTACAATTTCACAGACCTAAAGTCCATTGTAAACCTGACTAAGGAAAGAAGCTACCCTACATTCTCTGCAACAGGAACAGTAACAGTCACATCACCTGGTTCACTAAGGGCAAAACATCCGATTTTCTCTCCACCAGTGAAGGGAGCAATCCACTTGTGCTTCTGTTCTTCTGAGCCAAACTTGAGTATTGGCCCTAAATACAGAGACTTTAAGAATTGAGCTTTGAGTTAGTGGCTCTTGAAGGTACAAGCAATCCAGTAACTCCCTAATTTCTAAGTGCTCTCCAATACACCAGCACCCTCCACAGGAACAGACCTCATTTCTCCCACAAACCCCTCTCCAGTAACCCCCCAATGCCAGACTCAGTTCCACACCTGTCCCTCGCACAGAACCCGAGACACTTACGTTATTGACGCTGATGATGACACCCGTGGACGCGCAGCCCCTGCTGATCTCCTCCACAGCAATGGAATAGGCCAGGTAGTCGAGGCCTGCTCCTTTGTACTCCTCCGGCACATCCATAGCCAGCAGCCCTAAGCCACCCATCTTCTTTACCTGCACATAGGGAATGGAGAAGTGAGATCCTCTGCACCACCAGTGTCCCAGcaaatacacacagacacatggaGATAAAGACAGGTCATAGCAGGGCtacacacagaggaaaagatgTGCACAACCCCTGGTGAAATGGGAATCTGACTGTACCAACTGGTAAGTGTCCCCAGGTCCCGATGACTTCAACAAGAGCCAAGAGCTGCACGCAGTCACTGCTGCCTAAGACGAGGCTCTTGCTTATTTAAAGAGCTCTCTTCAGTaccgggaaggagggagcctTCTGAAATAGGCAGATACAACCCCACCAGCATTTCCTCAGCCTCCCACCAAAGCTTTCCCCCTTGCATGTCCCCTATCAGTAGGGAGCTCTCAATGAGAAATCTAGCTGATAAAAATCATTAGAACTTTACCTTTGAGTCTGCTGAGCTTCAGCCTAGGACTGCACAAGGAAAGAATTTTACAGAATGAATGACCCATAGAACAGTTTGCAAGAAggtgattttttctttcccattaatTGTTGGTTACATGCCACATTATTCCACCCCAAGTTCCTCAGCTGGACCCCTGCTTTCTTAACTGTAAGCTCTTCAGAGTACTGACTGTCTCATTGTAGGTCTCTTGTTAATGTTTGGCAAcatacaagagaaaaaacaacctttcctctgtttttacATTTAAGATGCCAAGCTTTTGGTGTTGCGGAAATAACTGCGTCACCAGCCTCTGCTTGCTTTAAGAGGAACCAAGggaatttttaaacaaatattttccctcCTGTATGGGCACCCAAAACACTAGTCCTTCACATCAAATCCAGAGGATGAACAAAAGCCAGCAACTAGTTCTATGTATGTTGCTCTGTCTTAATAAACACTGTTTACATTTTGAATTTTCCCCTACACATTCAAGTGAAAAgactcaaaaataaaatgtaaaattctcAGATAAGAACAGTGAAGTAAAGTGGAAAGTAGTTTCTTCCTTAGAGTATGACTTTCCTAGCTTAATCCTTCCTTACTCCTTAACAGAAAGAGGGACATATGACAAAACTTGCATGCCTCTGTTCTTACTTGGAGCCTCTTGGCTAACGTaacagtatatatttttctggAGCTTAGTACTTCACTGCAATGAAACAGGTGAGTTAGTCTGCTCAACGTGGCACAGAACGTACTGCTGTGTCTGTACTGCTTTCCACAGGAGAAATCACAGGTTTGATTAGCATCTCAATTTCTTCACAGCCCCAGAGGATGACTAACATGCATCTCCTATCTCCTGATCGCTTCTTTTCACCATCTGAAATGCACTTGGGTCACCCACACTTCCTCACTATAAATCATTTTTACAGTTATCTGCTGTCTATGAAAGTATTTCATTGGTTTTATAAGTCAGTTGTATTACAGCCCACAGGTAAGGCAGTAAGAGAACTGAAAATTCAACGATACTGAAGTCAGACAGAGAGAAACACAAGTAAAGAGCTCAAAACGTCCTGTGGGCATTACAATGTCCGCACTCAACGAACTCTGACAGAAGCTGATCTAAACCTCAATTTTCTACTAAGCCAGAGCTTAACGTACTTTTTGCTTCAGGCCCAAGCGACCCTGCCCCAGCAGCGGAAGGAAGTCAGGCTCTGAACGAGCCAGTCCGCCTCCGTCGTGCCCACCTCCCAGGGGGAGCAGCACGCACCTGCTCGGCCGGGAAGCGGTGCTCCTTATCCAGCTGAGCTGCGAGAGGCATCAGCTCCTTTTCTGCGAAGTCCCGGCACGTCTGACGCAGCATCCGGTGTGTTTCTGGCAGCTCCGCTGACTGGTACACCGTATGCAGTCGGCGGAGGCACCCAAAGGGCAGggctgaaaggaaggaaaggaattgAGCGCCGCTGTTTCCCTTCACGCCCGGCGGAGGGGGCTGAAACCCACCCAGGAGGGTCCCACGCAACGCGGCTGGGGGCCTCCCCGGAGGGAGACTCTTCCCCCGGCACCCAGGCCGCGGCACCCGGGGCTCGGCTCGAAGGGCGGcaccgccccgccgcgggcTGAGGGAACCCGCCTCAGGGCCTGAAGGGCACCGGGACGCCGCCTCCCGCGCAGGCCGcggccccttcccacccccttCGCTTGTCCCGCAGCCTCCCGAGCGGCCGCGGCGGAGCCGGGAGCCGAGCCCGGCGCCCTCACCCCTGGTCGGCCCACGGCCGCGGGCCAGCAACGCCGAGGCGGCCGCCATTCCCGCCGCCATTCCCGCCGCCATTCCCGCCGCCATTCCCGCCGCCATTCCCGCCGCCATTCCCGCCGCCATTCCCGCCGCCATTCCCGCCGCCATTCCCGCCGCCCGTCGCCTCAGGGGAGCGCGAGGAGACGAGAGACAGCGCACGCGCGAGCCGCCAGGGCGGCTCCCCCCATtggcgccccggccccgcccacaagcccgccccccccgcgctCCGGCCCCGCCCACAAGCCCGGGCACCACCTGTGCGAAAAGGGAAATTCTTTATTACTATTGCTGGTgacaaaataacatttatacAAATACATCGtcggggggcggggagggggagggaggggggccGCCGGCACCGTGCTGGGACCCAGCGACCCCGGGATGAAGGGGCACGGCCAGCACGGCTGGCCTCAGCCCAGAAGGGCCACGGGAGCGCGCGGAGGGGACAGCACAGAGGAGGTCGACGCGCCAGCAGCCCAAAGGCCACGCTGTGAGAGATACAAATACGTGTCCTGGAACAGCACTGAGATCCgggcagagggagagggtgGTTGCTGGTGTTCGTTGTTTCCCtttgctgcagaggaagaggcGATGACTCCGCCAGGCCGCCGTCCCTTAGCCTTGTCTTCATCATAAAGCTCCGGGGAGATGGCAGTGTTCGAGTCCGAGGATTTCACCCGATACCGGGCCACGCTCTGGGGTAGCACAAGGCTCGGTAGCTTGATGCGACAGGACAGCAGGGCAGAAGACAAACACTGGGAAACAGCTGAAGAGGACGTAATGAAACACAGAGCTGAGAAGTAGAGTTACCACGTTTGGACCTTACTGCTTCGCCACCACCTTCCTCATTCATTTCTCACTTCTAAACGcttgttttattcttcctgAACCCTCGGATAAGTGGAATAAACATCCTCAAGCACcagagaggaggctgctgcttctctgcagcaaGAGACATTGAAAATCCTAAGGGAAACACACAAAGGAAGATACTTCCTACCAAAAATGGAGGACAAGGACAGCAGTACCCAGTCCATACAACAAGAGACGACCTTCCTTCACAAGGTGCAATATGTCAGTCAATCGTGAAAACAGCTGTCCAAGAAAACTGCTTGCATGGATCCAAAGCACTCGCCTCAACGTGAAAAAGAGGTCCTGGTGCTAAGAGGACAAATACTGGAAAGATTTAGCATGAGTTTGTGGGTTTGGTCCCTTTTTTTGTTAGAGCAGAACACAGTATGATCCCAACTCTTTCCTCGTTCCAACTCAACACACAACCTGAGAGAAGCTGTCTGCACAGATACCTTTTCCCTTGCTCAAACTTCAACCTGACAGCATCAACCTGACACTGACAGCATCTCCCTTACGTTCAGCACCTGGCTAGGACAGACCATCCACCTGAAAGGATGAGATCCCATTGGAATTTCTTCCTAGCTCACTGGCATGAGGAGCTTTGGCCCACCATTAAAGCATCAGAGCACACAGTCCAGAAGGAAGATGCTCTGTTAAACCATGTTTACCAAAGACATCATTCCTGCCACAAAGAGAAGACACTTTATAGAAAACACCTAAGAGAAAAAGTAACCTTAGGGAAGTGGCCCAAGTGGGGACAGGAGTTTTGAAATCCCTGACTTTCTGGATTACAATCAACTTTTTCAGTGCTGGGTTGCCCTCTTGtagggacttttttttcctgcagcatgCTTTTTGGGCAAAGACCTTCTAATTTGGCAAAGCAAACACATTCAGCTAGAAACTGAGGGGTGCTACTGCTGCCTGCAGGTCTTCCCATTTTCctccagttttccttttcttattgcTCAATAGCTGATACATTCACCAATGGGAAAGCAACTGCTTCAATGCTTTTTTCTCATCACTACTGGCATCAAATGCCTCATTGACATTTGGCTCTCCTGCTGCCAGTCGCATTCTGCAAAGCAGCGGCTAGATGGCACCCACACTCCCTACAAA
This genomic interval from Buteo buteo chromosome 11, bButBut1.hap1.1, whole genome shotgun sequence contains the following:
- the ACADS gene encoding short-chain specific acyl-CoA dehydrogenase, mitochondrial isoform X3 yields the protein MAAGMAAGMAAGMAAGMAAGMAAGMAAGMAAASALLARGRGPTRALPFGCLRRLHTVYQSAELPETHRMLRQTCRDFAEKELMPLAAQLDKEHRFPAEQVKKMGGLGLLAMDVPEEYKGAGLDYLAYSIAVEEISRGCASTGVIISVNNSLYLGPILKFGSEEQKHKWIAPFTGGEKIGCFALSEPGNGSDAGAASTVARLDGDEWVLNGTKAWITNAWDASATVVFATTDKSLKHKGISAFLVPMPTAGLSLGKKEDKLGIRASSTANLIFEDCRIPKANLLGQLGMGFKIAMQTLDAGRIGIASQALGIAQAALDCAVDYAEKRMAFGSPITKLQAVQFKLADMAVALEGARLLTWRAAMLKDNGKPFTKLHPQ